From Spirosoma aerolatum, one genomic window encodes:
- a CDS encoding cyclic nucleotide-binding domain-containing protein — translation MTVGADATYPLPPSTQRWQRMLGIRPEEGRTVGLFFIHNFLLGIGTILIYVAANAILLENHPETSLPIAYLASAAAMIVVGRIYAYYEHHLTLQTLAARVLLSAVVMTIVVGILVVVGHSVAAAVAIMTGYRVIYLLTNLEFWGVSAVVFDTRQSKRLFGVISSGDMPAKALGAILAALVHAHADVLRLLLVAFGAFMASLYVLRLTIQSHDVHAPHKSDRALGREPSRLIGKRFGGSELIFYMCLSLAILASVATEIEYNFFINVKHRFHDQTDVIRYVSYVLALTYGIAMLVKLIMSRKVLDRFGVQRSLLVLPWVALAGLAGLTILRMMAATETVLLVYFCALYLLFEVARRALFDPVFLVLFQPLLPPQRLKGHTLAKGLYEPIGLGFAGLVLFVLHTTLESRGALIWIALLAGAVWLLRHTYTRYLLELNDAIGRRFLERDQLAMPTVAQKSLVDQLKSPRTDDVLTAISWLDQHKPTELMTHIPALLTHAESAIRRRTLATLTHSSQPVPTRQLMHIALADPEPTLRQQAAYLLGRRINVEAAELAPLVNHTDINIRQGAVKGVLELNPHDTAAEHSLARLASDTDPAHQEIALNLIGALRLNEFASTVRERLASPYPVIAKTALLTAGRLTNEALTQYLLQHLTDETIGRIVVQSLKAQGPDLIPALKRVRRSSTDRLTIQRIAAISGSINTPESRQLLNSLAQEPDLLIRGAALRALRRFPNEPADDAVFKALLQEEVLLAQRLLHGSMTEPDLAKTLDYELSVLLQRLFDILTQLYDSETIAGARMGIGHPARERRANALEMLDNLIPRATYQTLQVLVDDLPRSEKVEILDKELEPFEGAESVRAFILRKGETTFSAWTINEVLRNLPANEALVARESLQARFTALSPLLMSHSTNSAEQIAAYDRVLLLSQTRLFADTPENVLASITPIMKEEQYSAGEPVFHKGDLGTGMYVIYTGEVVVLDGETELARFGRGDFFGELALLDTEARSATVEAVTDVRLLRIDQDDFYDLMEERGEILRSIVRSLSGRIRRQNELLAAK, via the coding sequence ATGACTGTTGGTGCAGACGCTACGTATCCACTCCCTCCTTCAACGCAACGATGGCAGCGCATGCTGGGCATTCGGCCCGAGGAAGGACGAACGGTAGGGTTATTTTTTATACACAACTTCCTGCTGGGTATTGGCACCATCCTAATCTATGTAGCAGCCAATGCCATCCTGCTCGAAAACCATCCCGAAACGAGTTTGCCGATTGCTTACCTGGCTTCGGCGGCTGCTATGATCGTAGTGGGACGGATCTATGCCTACTACGAGCATCACCTGACGCTGCAAACGCTGGCTGCCCGTGTACTGTTGTCAGCAGTTGTTATGACCATAGTTGTCGGTATTTTGGTGGTCGTTGGGCATTCAGTAGCGGCTGCAGTAGCGATTATGACGGGCTATCGGGTCATTTATCTACTGACCAATCTTGAATTCTGGGGGGTATCGGCGGTGGTGTTCGATACGCGGCAGAGTAAGCGGCTATTTGGCGTAATTAGTTCGGGCGATATGCCTGCCAAAGCCCTGGGGGCCATTCTGGCCGCTCTGGTACATGCGCATGCCGATGTATTGCGGTTGTTGCTGGTTGCTTTTGGGGCGTTTATGGCCTCATTATACGTATTACGGCTAACCATTCAGTCGCACGATGTCCATGCTCCGCACAAGTCGGACCGGGCTCTGGGGCGCGAGCCATCCCGATTGATTGGGAAACGCTTTGGCGGGAGCGAACTGATTTTTTATATGTGCCTGAGTCTGGCGATTCTGGCCTCGGTAGCAACCGAAATCGAGTATAACTTTTTCATCAACGTAAAGCACCGCTTTCACGATCAGACCGATGTGATTCGGTATGTGAGCTACGTATTGGCACTAACCTATGGTATTGCCATGCTGGTCAAACTGATTATGTCGCGAAAGGTACTTGATCGATTCGGGGTTCAGCGGTCCTTACTGGTATTGCCCTGGGTTGCTTTGGCTGGACTGGCTGGGTTAACCATTTTGCGGATGATGGCAGCTACGGAAACCGTATTGCTGGTATATTTCTGTGCGCTGTATTTGCTGTTTGAGGTAGCACGTCGGGCCTTGTTCGACCCTGTTTTTCTGGTATTGTTTCAACCGCTGCTACCACCCCAGCGCCTAAAAGGGCATACGCTGGCGAAAGGACTTTATGAGCCAATTGGCCTGGGGTTTGCTGGTCTGGTCCTCTTTGTGTTGCACACAACCCTCGAATCGAGAGGTGCGCTGATCTGGATTGCTTTGTTGGCGGGAGCGGTCTGGTTATTGCGCCACACCTATACGCGGTATCTGCTCGAACTGAACGATGCTATTGGCCGTCGCTTTCTGGAGCGTGACCAACTGGCGATGCCAACAGTAGCACAGAAAAGTCTGGTCGATCAATTGAAAAGCCCCCGTACCGATGATGTGCTAACGGCTATAAGCTGGCTTGATCAGCATAAACCTACTGAACTGATGACGCATATTCCGGCATTGTTAACCCATGCCGAGTCTGCCATACGACGGCGAACGCTGGCTACACTAACTCATTCCAGCCAGCCTGTTCCTACGCGTCAGCTTATGCACATTGCCCTGGCCGATCCCGAACCAACACTCCGTCAGCAGGCGGCTTATCTGCTGGGGCGTCGGATCAATGTTGAAGCGGCTGAGCTGGCTCCGTTAGTTAATCATACCGACATTAATATTCGGCAGGGGGCTGTGAAAGGCGTTCTGGAACTGAATCCGCATGATACAGCCGCTGAGCATAGCCTTGCACGGCTTGCCAGTGATACGGACCCGGCGCATCAGGAAATAGCTCTAAATCTGATTGGTGCGTTACGACTGAATGAGTTTGCGTCTACCGTCAGAGAGCGTTTGGCGAGTCCGTATCCAGTCATTGCCAAAACGGCTCTTCTGACCGCTGGTCGTTTGACCAACGAAGCACTCACGCAGTATTTGCTGCAACATCTGACCGATGAAACCATTGGTCGTATTGTGGTACAATCGCTAAAAGCGCAGGGGCCGGACCTGATTCCTGCTTTGAAACGGGTTCGTCGATCAAGTACTGATCGGCTAACTATCCAACGGATAGCTGCTATTAGTGGGAGTATCAATACGCCAGAAAGTCGCCAGTTGCTAAACAGTTTGGCGCAGGAACCGGATCTGCTGATTCGGGGGGCGGCCTTGCGGGCGTTACGCCGTTTTCCAAACGAACCGGCCGACGATGCTGTATTCAAAGCGCTGTTACAGGAAGAGGTTTTGCTGGCCCAACGATTACTCCATGGTAGTATGACCGAACCGGATCTGGCTAAAACGCTTGATTACGAACTGTCGGTACTACTTCAGCGGCTGTTTGATATACTGACTCAGCTTTACGATTCGGAAACCATTGCCGGAGCGCGTATGGGTATCGGGCATCCAGCCCGTGAACGTCGTGCCAATGCCCTTGAAATGCTGGATAACCTGATTCCCCGAGCTACGTATCAGACATTGCAGGTTCTGGTCGACGATCTGCCACGGTCTGAAAAGGTAGAGATTCTGGATAAAGAACTGGAACCGTTTGAAGGTGCCGAGTCGGTTCGGGCTTTTATTCTCCGAAAAGGCGAAACGACCTTTTCGGCCTGGACAATCAATGAGGTTTTACGCAACTTACCCGCAAACGAGGCTCTGGTAGCCCGTGAATCCCTTCAGGCTCGATTTACCGCCTTATCTCCTTTGCTCATGAGTCATTCAACGAATTCGGCCGAACAGATTGCCGCCTATGACCGGGTGCTGCTTTTGTCGCAAACCCGGCTATTTGCCGATACCCCCGAAAATGTCCTGGCCAGTATCACACCCATTATGAAAGAGGAACAGTACTCGGCCGGTGAACCTGTTTTTCATAAAGGTGATCTTGGAACAGGCATGTACGTGATCTATACGGGCGAGGTGGTCGTATTAGATGGCGAAACGGAACTGGCTCGTTTTGGCCGGGGCGATTTCTTTGGCGAATTGGCTCTGCTGGATACCGAAGCGCGTTCGGCTACGGTCGAAGCGGTTACCGATGTTCGACTGCTACGGATCGATCAGGATGATTTCTACGACCTGATGGAAGAGCGGGGCGAAATCTTACGGAGTATTGTTCGGAGCCTGTCGGGGCGAATCCGGCGTCAGAATGAATTATTGGCCGCTAAGTAG